The following are from one region of the Amblyraja radiata isolate CabotCenter1 chromosome 46, sAmbRad1.1.pri, whole genome shotgun sequence genome:
- the pym1 gene encoding partner of Y14 and mago isoform X2: MEAVPVADSGKYIPASQRPDGTWRKPRRVREGYVPPEEVPVYENKFVKFFKSKPDLPPGLNADESDKSKQQQSKQDGELVGLSKSAKRNLKRKEKRKQQQECDGTAEADELSQTLQKTTIAGGSGNRNPSPLEAAASLQGDHEGAEKAKKVKNLKKKLRQIDELQQKLDSGEIKQATKEQLEKLSRREQLMEELEDLELGL; encoded by the exons ATGGAGGCCGTTCCCGTCGCCGACTCTG GAAAATATATTCCAGCATCACAGCGCCCTGATGGGACTTGGCGTAAACCAAGGCGTGTGAGGGAAGGATACGTGCCTCCAGAAGAAGTGCCAGT GTACGAGAACAAGTTTGTGAAGTTTTTCAAAAGCAAACCAGACCTGCCGCCAGGCCTTAACGCAGATGAATCCGACAAAAGCAAGCAGCAACAGTCAAAGCAGGACGGAGAGCTAGTTGGGTTGTCCAAGTCAGCTAAACGCAACCTCAAGCGCAAAGAGAAGCGCAAACAGCAGCAGGAATGTGACGGCACGGCCGAGGCCGATGAGCTGAGCCAAACTTTGCAGAAAACCACCATTGCTGGTGGCAGTGGCAATCGCAATCCGAGCCCGCTGGAGGCGGCTGCTTCACTGCAGGGGGACCACGAGGGAGCAGAGAAGGCAAAAAAGGTAAAAAATCTCAAAAAAAAGCTGCGCCAAATCGATGAACTACAGCAAAAGCTAGACTCTGGTGAGATTAAGCAGGCAACAAAGGAGCAGCTGGAAAAGCTGAGCCGCCGAGAACAGCTGATGGAGGAGCTGGAGGATTTGGAACTGGGTTTATAG
- the pym1 gene encoding partner of Y14 and mago isoform X1, with the protein MGEETSGATSGALIMAAPYVTDETGKYIPASQRPDGTWRKPRRVREGYVPPEEVPVYENKFVKFFKSKPDLPPGLNADESDKSKQQQSKQDGELVGLSKSAKRNLKRKEKRKQQQECDGTAEADELSQTLQKTTIAGGSGNRNPSPLEAAASLQGDHEGAEKAKKVKNLKKKLRQIDELQQKLDSGEIKQATKEQLEKLSRREQLMEELEDLELGL; encoded by the exons ATGGGAGAGGAGACGAGCGGCGCAACTTCCGGCGCGCTCATCATGGCGGCTCCTTATGTGACGGATGAGACGG GAAAATATATTCCAGCATCACAGCGCCCTGATGGGACTTGGCGTAAACCAAGGCGTGTGAGGGAAGGATACGTGCCTCCAGAAGAAGTGCCAGT GTACGAGAACAAGTTTGTGAAGTTTTTCAAAAGCAAACCAGACCTGCCGCCAGGCCTTAACGCAGATGAATCCGACAAAAGCAAGCAGCAACAGTCAAAGCAGGACGGAGAGCTAGTTGGGTTGTCCAAGTCAGCTAAACGCAACCTCAAGCGCAAAGAGAAGCGCAAACAGCAGCAGGAATGTGACGGCACGGCCGAGGCCGATGAGCTGAGCCAAACTTTGCAGAAAACCACCATTGCTGGTGGCAGTGGCAATCGCAATCCGAGCCCGCTGGAGGCGGCTGCTTCACTGCAGGGGGACCACGAGGGAGCAGAGAAGGCAAAAAAGGTAAAAAATCTCAAAAAAAAGCTGCGCCAAATCGATGAACTACAGCAAAAGCTAGACTCTGGTGAGATTAAGCAGGCAACAAAGGAGCAGCTGGAAAAGCTGAGCCGCCGAGAACAGCTGATGGAGGAGCTGGAGGATTTGGAACTGGGTTTATAG